A single window of Drosophila suzukii chromosome 3, CBGP_Dsuzu_IsoJpt1.0, whole genome shotgun sequence DNA harbors:
- the Tmc gene encoding transmembrane channel-like protein → MQSSADAKREFYKGQRGRRTASQEEHRSYELNDFPLQNQSSDAESCHQEPHFGQHPPGVGVGPGVGVGFEDGGGGGDIDDEESYTISVSAIMQRRASVRGYRGKRGSRSSRRASSPMDHVLDSVERRRSSVYTTSSEEGTNQESTQEQIFENIRLHKEVIQSVKLQPWPIRKKLKLVRQAKTYVARHEGALQERFAMSRSTRDLWARFKILMAARWRHWKRETTSFLTVLIPWELRIKEIESHFGSGVASYFTFLRWLMWVNIMIAIPLVAFVIGPEYFATKHGETDPRKRMSDPEARVAGNLFTFWEFEGYLKYSPMFYGYYSSTSGISTSGYKLPLAYFLTAVLVYIYSFVATLRKMAENSRNSKLSSKDDECVFSWKLFTGWDFMIGHAETAHNRIASVVVGFKEALLEEAEKKKDNRNWRVILQRILVNILVMGLLILSGATVVLLVNHSEDLAKHDNWLSRNAVNVTMTLLSFFLPMIFEALGLFENWHPRQQLRLQLARIMILNMLNLYSLMFSFIYKINSKEKPLQLLKLENETNTMELKNLLSSIEALRAMTPTTSLYSESTSDGFFDDSTSSAAWGEDNGSSTSGLFSTTAAAATLISTSVQRFKCYNMTMKCPKIRGNFLSAKNLAKTLMVLNLTTPAMIPTTLPTTIPTTSSVWATTEATTTTTTSPWTTLPPTIRTTEETTTTTERSTTTTEMLTTTTLATTANTTIPLTTEPTTSTTIPNSTTNTPTMSTVATTINTTVFPSSSTTKLTTTTTTEKPQIEDNFSYTSGDEEGSYDYGSEEPSSDATSEPPEGNNYSDITDYSSGPSDGEDYDEQNSTDQANDPLAKVLEQVDEEESKVRSKRALADSPFFTSKYSRRHRNDSAVTGGQPGETTEAVNAIPSRWPNNWPTFRQTTPPTRRPLNGILSKEEWENLRRLRSRQSSSTSTTTTSTTTRRPRRRYRTSTTELTSTTDEEETSTTESSTDSSTSESTTNAYDSSSSTTEEDDEYTTTDSHPKTPYYMGIVDMSEIGSTTYIDSEFLEDCVVTICPNGNNIFGSTTESPDGTTQSSDSKQLTTVKLTPLERKQKRLKEVQLAIKQIQTNLTTMCWETSLGQELSKVIVFDGLMSIVAPLCIDFLRALFVRYVNQNWCWDMEKTFPQYGDFKIAENILTLINNQGQVWMGIFFSPGLVLINLVKLMIMMYFRSWIVLTCNVPHEVVFKASKSNNFYLSLLLTMLFLCVLPVGYAIVWLRPSWHCGPFSEYNRIAEFITNTTRNALPKQLHEPLDYLTSSSTVIPLLLLLILIIYYLISLTGALREANQDLRTQLQKEREEERKKIFKVPEVKQAEPTATTLTNRWRKVLEASSPVTPTQPPDFDTEEYKNQARKELISRIMKKALRKGSATSDEDSFVRRDDDDTDTEHQDSLPHDEEAKDKRFGLTRLQQIRRTRKPSLVDIVQIAKQERARAGSIVAGTSSGGAGNFPSKEAHPKSRFKVEKHERKDRGSMKEKKETKHRQSTQPQPPPYESPKDNEHDPDTNSRIVSERRASLLRRHKEQGENQEEESPTTPEAPTTPTVPVESVEQNAEESTTVTPKFHIVDEKKPPQEAEDKPLPTSKESGGGGGGGGSLGKFKFRKHKNKSNNVVAKPEPEVFKFDERSVEKSTDLPVTPGATEHLTSEEDQQERSLPSPTPSQGQSQGHHQRQLSVLSRQGRKKIGNLLALVREAVNLKKDDTEQQVSDESPGPTTPTYLAYTPPPPPSVLSSVSSSTALEMPPTPEPESPTPSAPLHFGNSSTSSRPPTKPPKPPKPQVVPSSATAPTATMDDDLEELDMAGPITFPKRSDSHRRRTMRQDSQSSVWSDNIPTITISTTGSDECIVDAAAANPQNGLPESRSNSPGPTVKIIMIDIEKEEEK, encoded by the exons ATGCAGAGCAGCGCCGATGCCAAGAGGGAATTCTACAAAGGACAAAGGGGCAGGAG AACTGCATCACAGGAGGAGCACAGATCCTACGAACTGAACG ACTTCCCATTGCAAAATCAAAGCAGCGACGCCGAGAGCTGCCACCAGGAGCCCCACTTTGGCCAGCATCCGCCGGGAGTAGGAGTCGGACCCGGAGTCGGAGTCGGATTCGAGGATGGCGGCGGCGGAGGCGACATCGACGATGAGGAGAGCTACACAATTTCCGTATCGGCAATAATGCAGAGACGTGCCAGTGTGCGGGGCTATAGGGGCAAACGTGGCAGTCGGAGTTCGCGACGGGCATCCAGTCCCATGGATCACGTGCTGGATAGTGTGGAGCGGCGGCGCTCCAGTGTCTATACGACAAGTTCAG AGGAGGGCACCAATCAGGAGTCCACGCAAGAGCAAATCTTTGAGAACATCCGTCTGCACAAGGAGGTCATACAGTCGGTGAAGCTACAGCCATGGCCCATCCGCAAGAAGCTCAAGTTGGTTCGGCAG GCCAAAACATATGTGGCACGCCACGAGGGCGCGCTTCAGGAGCGATTCGCCATGTCACGCAGCACCAGGGACTTGTGGGCGaggtttaaaattttaatggcGGCA CGATGGCGACACTGGAAACGGGAGACCACCAGCTTCCTCACCGTCCTCATCCCCTGGGAGCTGCGCATCAAGGAAATCGAATCCCACTTTGGATCCGGCGTGGCCTCCTACTTTACATTCCTGCGCTGGCTTATGTGGGTCAACATCATGATTGCCATTCCACTGGTCGCCTTTGTCATCGGACCCGAG TACTTTGCCACGAAACACGGTGAAACGGATCCCAGGAAGAGGATGTCCGACCCGGAGGCCCGAGTGGCCGGCAATCTCTTCACCTTCTGGGAGTTCGAGGGGTACCTGAAGTACTCGCCAATGTTTTATGG CTACTATTCAAGCACATCCGGCATCAGCACGTCCGGTTATAAGCTGCCCTTAGCCTATTTCCTCACCGCCGTTCTGGTCTATATCTACAGCTTTGTGGCCACGCTGAGAAA AATGGCGGAAAACTCGCGCAACTCGAAACTTTCCTCGAAGGACGACGAGTGCGTCTTCTCGTGGAAGCTCTTCACCGGCTGGGATTTTATGATTG GACACGCTGAAACGGCACACAATCGCATCGCATCCGTGGTGGTGGGCTTTAAGGAAGCCCTCCTCGAGGAGGCCGAGAAGAAGAAGGATAATCGCAA CTGGCGTGTGATACTCCAGAGGATACTGGTCAATATCCTGGTGATGGGACTGCTGATTCTGTCGGGGGCCACGGTGGTGCTGCTGGTCAATCA CTCTGAGGATTTGGCCAAACACGACAACTGGCTGAGTCGCAATGCGGTGAACGTGACCATGACCCTGCTCTCCTTCTTCCTGCCCATGATATTCGAGGCCCTGGGACTGTTCGAGAACTGGCATCCCAGGCAGCAGCTGCGCCTTCAATTGGCTCG CATTATGATCCTGAACATGTTGAATTTGTACTCGCTGATGTTCTCCTTCATCTACAAGATCAACAGTAAGGAAAAGCCACTGCAATTATTAAAATTGGAAAACGAAACCAATACAATGGAGCTGAAGAATCTTCTCAGTTCGATTGAGGCTCTAAGGGCCATGACTCCCACGACTTCACTTTACAGTGAAAGTACTTCGGATGGCTTCTTTGATGACTCCACCTCGAGTGCAGCTTGGGGCGAGGACAATGGCAGCTCCACCAGTGGCCTCTTCTCGACCACAGCTGCAGCCGCCACTTTAATCTCCACCTCCGTGCAGCGTTTTAAATGCTATAATATGACTATGAAGTGCCCAAAAATAAGAGGAAACTTTCTTAGTGCCAAGAACTTGGCCAAAACTTTAATGGTTCTTAATTTGACAACGCCAGCCATGATTCCGACCACTTTGCCCACCACAATACCCACGACTTCAAGTGTTTGGGCAACCACAGAGGCAACCACCACGACAACAACCTCACCTTGGACAACTTTACCGCCAACGATAAGAACCACCGAGGAAACCACTACAACAACTGAGAGATCCACTACAACCACGGAAATGCTAACAACAACCACTTTGGCCACCACTGCCAATACTACAATACCCTTAACTACCGAACCAACAACTAGTACTACAATTCCCAACTCAACAACTAATACTCCAACTATGAGCACAGTAGCAACCACTATAAACACCACTGTTTTTCCATCCAGCAGTACCACCAAACTAACGACAACCACAACCACTGAAAAACCCCAGATAGAAGATAACTTTTCCTACACCTCAGGTGATGAAGAGGGTTCCTACGACTATGGCAGCGAAGAACCATCTTCAGATGCAACATCAGAGCCTCCAGAAGGTAATAACTACTCCGATATAACAGACTACTCTTCGGGACCATCAGATGGAGAAGATTATGATGAACAGAATAGTACGGATCAAGCGAACGATCCACTGGCCAAAGTTTTGGAACAAGTAGATGAAGAAGAATCGAAAGTTCGCAGTAAACGGGCATTGGCGGATTCACCTTTCTTCACCAGTAAGTACAGCAGAAGACATCGCAATGATTCTGCGGTGACTGGTGGTCAACCAGGAGAAACCACTGAGGCGGTAAATGCCATACCCAGTCGGTGGCCCAATAATTGGCCAACCTTTAGGCAAACCACACCGCCGACAAGAAGACCCCTGAATGGAATTCTCAGCAAAGAGGAGTGGGAGAATCTCAGGCGTCTGAGGAGCAGGCAATCCTCTTCAACAAGTACTACAACCACTAGTACAACCACCAGAAGACCGCGTAGAAGATACCGTACCTCAACTACAGAGCTTACCAGCACCACCGATGAGGAGGAAACCTCTACAACGGAGAGTTCCACGGATTCTTCCACCTCAGAGAGCACCACCAATGCTTATGACTCCAGCAGTAGCACCACTGAAGAAGATGATGAATACACCACTACAGATTCACACCCAAAGACCCCTTATTACATGGGCATAGTGGATATGTCGGAGATAGGTAGCACTACCTATATAGACAGTGAGTTCCTGGAGGACTGTGTGGTGACCATATGTCCCAATGGAAACAACATCTTCGGCAGCACCACCGAAAGTCCGGATGGCACCACCCAAAGTAGCGACTCCAAGCAGCTAACCACTGTGAAACTTACTCCGCTGGAGCGGAAGCAGAAGCGTCTAAAGGAAGTGCAGCTGGCGATTAAGCAGATACAAACCAATCTGACCACCATGTGCTGGGAAACATCCTTGGGCCAGGAGCTCTCCAAAGTCATCGTCTTCGATGGG CTGATGTCCATTGTGGCCCCTCTCTGCATTGACTTTCTGCGCGCCCTGTTTGTGCGGTATGTCAATCAAAACTGGTGCTGGGACATGGAGAAGACCTTTCCCCAG TATGGCGACTTCAAGATAGCCGAGAACATCCTGACGTTGATTAATAACCAGGGCCAAGTGTGGATGGGCATATTCTTCTCACCCGGCCTGGTGCTCATCAACCTGGTCAAATTGATGATCATGATGTACTTCCGCTCCTGGATAGTGCTCACCTGCAATGTGCCGCATGAGGTGGTGTTCAA GGCCTCCAAATCGAACAACTTCTATCTGTCCCTCCTGTTGACCATGTTGTTCCTTTGTGTTCTGCCCGTGGGTTATGCCATTGTGTGGCTGCGTCCTTCCTGGCATTGTGGACCCTTCTCGGAGTACAACAGGATAGCCGAGTTTATAACAAACACCACCAGGAATGCTCTGCCAAA GCAACTCCACGAACCCCTGGACTATCTGACCTCCTCGAGCACTGTGATTCccctgctcctgctgctcaTCCTCATCATATACTACCTGATCTCCCTGACCGGAGCTCTACGAGAGGCCAACCAGGATTTGCGCACCCAGCTGCAAAAGGAACGCGAGGAGGAGCGCAAGAAGATCTTCAAGGTGCCGGAGGTCAAGCAGGCGGAACCAACGGCCACCACGCTGACGAATCGTTGGAGGAAGGTGCTGGAGGCCAGCTCTCCAGTTACGCCCACCCAACCGCCGGATTTCGACACAGAGGAGTACAAGAatcaagcccgtaaag AGCTAATCTCACGCATCATGAAGAAGGCGTTGCGCAAGGGATCCGCCACCTCGGATGAGGATTCATTTGTGCGGCGTGATGACGATGACACGGACACCGAGCACCAGGATTCCCTGCCCCATGACGAGGAGGCCAAGGATAAGCGATTTGGCCTTACGCGATTGCAGCAGATCCGCCGGACACGCAAACCATCCCTCGTGGACATCGTCCAGATTGCCAAGCAGGAAAGGGCTCGAGCTGGCTCCATTGTGGCCGGGACCAGCTCTGGTGGAGCTGGCAACTTCCCTTCCAAGGAGGCCCATCCCAAAAGCCGCTTCAAAGTGGAGAAACACGAGCGCAAGGATAGGGGCAGCATGAAGGAGAAAAAGGAAACCAAACACAGACAGTCGACGCAGCCACAGCCGCCGCCCTATGAATCGCCCAAGGACAATGAACATGATCCGGATACGAATTCCAGGATAGTCAGTGAGCGGCGCGCCAGCTTGCTGAGGCGGCACAAGGAGCAGGGGGAGAATCAGGAGGAGGAATCACCCACCACACCAGAGGCGCCGACAACACCCACAGTGCCAGTGGAATCAGTGGAACAAAATGCCGAGGAATCCACAACCGTCACCCCCAAATTCCACATAGTTGACGAGAAAAAACCGCCGCAGGAGGCGGAAGATAAACCCTTGCCGACATCTAAAGAAAgtggcggaggaggaggaggcggcggAAGCCTGGGCAAGTTCAAGTTCCgcaaacacaaaaacaaatcaaataaTGTGGTGGCGAAACCAGAGCCCGAGGTGTTCAAATTCGATGAGCGAAGTGTGGAGAAGAGCACAGATCTGCCGGTCACTCCTGGTGCAACGGAGCACCTGACCAGCGAGGAGGACCAGCAGGAGAGGAGTCTGCCCTCACCCACGCCCAGCCAGGGTCAAAGTCAGGGTCACCATCAGCGGCAATTGTCTGTTCTGTCACGGCAGGGTCGCAAGAAGATAGGCAATCTCTTAGCCCTGGTTCGCGAGGCAGTAAATCTCAAGAAGGACGATACGGAGCAACAGGTCTCGGATGAGTCCCCCGGTCCCACAACGCCCACTTACTTGGCCTACACCCCACCACCGCCTCCATCAGTATTGTCCAGTGTGTCCAGCTCTACGGCCTTGGAAATGCCACCCACTCCAGAGCCGGAATCTCCCACGCCCAGTGCACCACTGCATTTTGGAAATAGCAGCACCTCCTCCCGTCCGCCGACGAAGCCACCGAAGCCACCCAAGCCACAAGTGGTTCCGTCAAGCGCCACTGCTCCCACGGCCACCATGGATGATGATCTAGAGGAACTGGACATGGCCGGTCCCATTACCTTCCCCAAACGCAGCGATTCCCATCGACGTCGGACGATGAGACAGGATTCGCAGAGTTCCGTTTGGTCGGATAATATACCCACCATTACGATCAGCACCACCGGCAGCGATGAGTGCATTGTGGATGCAGCTGCTGCTAATCCCCAAAATGGACTGCCCGAATCAAGAAGTAATTCCCCGGGACCCACGGTCAAAATTATAATGATTGACATTGAGAAGGAGGAGGAGAAATGA